From a single Calothrix sp. NIES-2098 genomic region:
- a CDS encoding peptidase M28: protein MATAGHFFVQEYIRQQFAQWGSVEIHTFEVGSKICQNLILNLPAQAKQQKRNLPPILIAAHYDGVPGTVAADDNATGVAVLLELARKFAAQPARYPLRLVAFDMEEYGLLGSADYAALLRQQQQPLRLMLSLEMLGYKDSTPGSQSYPPPLERFYPNRGDFIGLIGNLRTIPDLISMSRSIRKVGVASQWLPVPNRGLIIPQTRLSDHAPFWDAGYPAIMVTDTSFLRNPHYHKPSDTIASLDLDFLTGVCEGLEVAIRQL, encoded by the coding sequence ATGGCCACAGCTGGACATTTTTTTGTCCAAGAATATATTCGTCAGCAATTCGCCCAATGGGGAAGTGTGGAAATCCACACCTTTGAAGTCGGGAGCAAAATCTGCCAGAATCTCATACTAAATTTACCTGCTCAAGCAAAACAGCAAAAGCGAAATTTACCACCAATTTTAATTGCTGCTCACTATGATGGTGTACCGGGAACAGTAGCAGCTGATGATAATGCTACAGGTGTGGCAGTTTTATTGGAATTAGCTAGGAAGTTTGCAGCCCAACCAGCTAGATATCCTTTAAGGCTGGTGGCGTTTGATATGGAGGAATATGGCTTATTGGGTAGTGCTGACTATGCAGCTTTATTACGCCAGCAACAGCAACCGCTACGCTTGATGTTGTCTTTAGAAATGCTAGGTTATAAAGATTCTACGCCTGGTAGCCAGAGTTATCCACCCCCTCTAGAGCGTTTTTATCCAAATCGCGGAGATTTTATTGGTTTAATCGGGAATCTGCGCACAATACCTGACTTAATTAGTATGAGTCGGAGTATTCGCAAAGTTGGTGTAGCTAGTCAATGGCTACCCGTACCGAATCGGGGTTTAATTATACCGCAAACTCGACTAAGCGATCATGCACCATTTTGGGATGCAGGCTATCCCGCAATCATGGTGACAGATACATCCTTCTTACGCAACCCGCATTATCACAAGCCCAGCGATACTATTG
- a CDS encoding chaperone protein DnaK: MGKVVGIDLGTTNSVVAVMEGGKPVVIANAEGMRTTPSVVGFSKEGERVVGQMARRQTVLNPQNTFFAVKRFIGRRYSELNPESKRVPYTIRKDEVGNIKIACPRLNKEFAAEEISAMVLKKLADDASTYLGETVTGAVITVPAYFNDSQRQATRDAGRIAGLDVLRILNEPTAASLAYGLDRGSTETILVFDLGGGTFDVSILEVGDGVFEVKATSGDTQLGGNDFDRKIVDWLAEQFLEAEGVDLRRDRQALQRLMEAAEKAKIELSAVSVTDINLPFITATEDGPKHLETRITRSQFEDLCGDLVGRLRTPVKRALKDSGLSPTDIEEVVLVGGSTRIPMVKQLVRDLIGIEPNENVNPDEVVAVGAAIQAGILAGELKDVLLLDVTPLSVGLETIGGVMKKLIPRNTTIPVRRSDIFSTSENNQNTVEIHVVQGEREMAANNKSLGRFKLYGIPPAPRGIPQIQVSFDIDANGILQVTALDRTTGREQSITIQGASTLSESEVNRMIQDAQKYADIDRERKERVEKRTRAEGLIGQAERQLREVALEFGMQFARTRRQRIDNICRELKDALKDDDDRGIDQAYADLQDALYELNREVRQYYAEDEDDDLFGTIRDIFTGGDKERERDYPKDSYWDRDSYGRDSNRDYGRDSTRDYGRDSNRDYGRDSTRDYGRDSNRDYGRDSTRDYGRDSNRDYGRDSTRDYGYGRDSNKDYGRDNRSSSDNRSSRKPPRPSYQDNWDDDDDDWL, from the coding sequence ATGGGCAAGGTAGTCGGCATCGACTTGGGTACAACCAACTCAGTAGTCGCCGTGATGGAGGGTGGCAAGCCGGTGGTGATTGCCAATGCAGAAGGAATGCGCACAACCCCCTCCGTTGTTGGCTTTAGTAAAGAAGGCGAAAGAGTAGTGGGACAAATGGCACGGCGACAAACAGTGCTGAATCCCCAAAATACTTTTTTCGCGGTGAAACGCTTTATTGGACGCAGGTATAGCGAGCTAAATCCAGAATCGAAGCGCGTACCTTATACGATCCGCAAAGACGAAGTCGGTAATATAAAGATTGCCTGTCCCCGCTTGAATAAGGAATTCGCCGCCGAAGAAATTTCGGCAATGGTGCTGAAGAAATTGGCAGATGACGCCAGCACTTACTTGGGTGAAACAGTAACTGGGGCAGTGATTACGGTTCCTGCTTATTTTAATGATTCTCAGCGACAAGCCACTCGTGATGCTGGCAGAATTGCTGGTTTAGATGTGTTGCGGATTCTTAATGAACCTACCGCCGCTTCTTTAGCTTACGGATTGGATCGTGGTAGTACGGAAACTATTTTAGTATTCGATTTAGGTGGTGGCACCTTTGACGTGTCGATTCTAGAAGTTGGTGATGGAGTTTTTGAAGTTAAAGCTACTAGTGGAGATACTCAGCTTGGTGGTAATGATTTTGACAGAAAAATTGTCGATTGGTTAGCAGAGCAATTTTTAGAAGCAGAAGGTGTAGACTTAAGACGCGATCGCCAAGCTTTACAACGTCTGATGGAAGCTGCGGAAAAAGCCAAAATCGAACTTTCTGCTGTCAGCGTTACCGATATTAACTTGCCCTTCATCACCGCGACTGAGGATGGCCCCAAACATCTGGAAACTCGCATCACTCGTTCCCAATTTGAGGATTTATGTGGTGATTTGGTAGGACGTTTGCGGACACCAGTCAAACGCGCCTTGAAAGATTCTGGCCTCTCGCCCACAGATATTGAAGAAGTGGTGTTAGTAGGCGGTTCTACTCGCATTCCAATGGTTAAGCAGTTAGTGCGTGACTTAATTGGTATAGAACCCAATGAAAACGTTAACCCCGATGAAGTCGTAGCAGTAGGTGCAGCAATTCAAGCTGGAATTCTGGCAGGCGAACTCAAAGATGTGCTGCTTTTGGATGTAACGCCCCTATCTGTAGGTTTGGAAACTATCGGCGGCGTCATGAAAAAACTGATTCCCCGCAATACCACCATTCCAGTACGCCGTTCTGACATTTTCTCCACTTCAGAAAATAACCAGAATACTGTGGAAATTCACGTAGTTCAGGGCGAACGGGAAATGGCAGCTAATAACAAGTCTTTAGGACGTTTCAAGCTGTATGGTATTCCCCCCGCACCGCGAGGAATTCCCCAAATTCAGGTGTCATTTGATATTGATGCTAACGGCATTTTACAGGTGACAGCCTTAGATAGAACCACTGGTAGAGAGCAAAGTATCACCATCCAAGGCGCTTCTACTTTGAGTGAGTCAGAAGTAAACCGAATGATTCAGGATGCGCAAAAATATGCTGATATCGATCGCGAACGCAAAGAAAGAGTAGAAAAGCGGACTCGTGCTGAAGGGTTGATTGGCCAAGCCGAACGACAACTTAGAGAAGTAGCTTTAGAGTTTGGGATGCAGTTCGCCCGCACTCGCCGTCAGCGTATTGACAACATCTGTCGGGAACTCAAGGATGCTTTAAAGGATGATGACGATCGCGGCATTGACCAAGCTTACGCCGACCTGCAAGATGCTTTGTATGAGCTAAACCGGGAAGTTCGTCAGTATTATGCTGAGGACGAAGACGACGACTTATTTGGTACGATTCGCGACATCTTCACCGGTGGCGACAAAGAACGAGAACGCGATTATCCCAAAGATTCATACTGGGATCGAGATTCCTATGGCAGAGACTCGAATCGAGACTATGGCAGGGATTCTACCAGAGACTATGGCAGAGACTCGAATCGAGACTATGGCAGGGATTCTACCAGAGACTATGGTAGGGACTCGAATAGAGATTATGGCAGGGATTCTACCAGAGACTATGGTAGGGACTCGAATAGAGATTATGGCAGGGATTCTACCAGAGACTATGGTTATGGCAGAGACTCTAACAAAGACTATGGCAGAGATAATCGTTCCTCCTCTGATAATCGGTCTTCTCGCAAGCCGCCTCGTCCCAGCTACCAGGATAACTGGGATGACGATGATGACGATTGGTTGTAG
- the dnaJ_2 gene encoding DnaJ protein yields MQNLQNFRDYYEILGVPKEASNEEIKKVYRRLARQYHPDLNPGNKAAEEKFKIIGEAYEVLSDSTKRSQYDQFSRYWKQKGFGNKQTPKGKAWDTRANNRNSTQEVDPSQFADFESFINQVIGVGVGRKDTRNGSASNTNSDPFRTPKSRVEYTVPKSQPRPARRDIEARLTLPLEKAYVGGNERIRLEDGRSLEVTMPSGMVTGQTIRLRNQGIGGGDLYLKITVEPHHLFKLDGSNIFCQVPVTPSEAVLGGQVEAPTLDGPVKMTIPPGVRSGQRFRLANKGYPNDSGKRGDQLVEIQIVTPKSISPEEQELYEKIRQIETFKPRADLLGLG; encoded by the coding sequence ATGCAAAATTTGCAGAATTTTCGCGATTACTACGAGATTTTAGGAGTCCCTAAAGAAGCCTCAAATGAGGAAATTAAAAAGGTTTATCGGCGTTTAGCACGACAGTATCACCCTGACCTGAATCCTGGAAACAAAGCGGCGGAGGAAAAATTTAAAATTATCGGTGAGGCTTATGAAGTCCTTTCCGATTCAACTAAGCGATCGCAGTACGATCAGTTTAGCCGCTACTGGAAGCAAAAAGGCTTTGGTAACAAACAAACACCAAAGGGTAAAGCTTGGGATACTCGCGCTAACAACCGCAACAGCACTCAAGAAGTAGATCCTAGCCAATTTGCAGATTTTGAAAGTTTTATTAATCAAGTAATCGGTGTCGGCGTTGGTCGAAAAGACACTAGAAATGGTTCAGCTAGCAACACCAACAGCGATCCGTTCCGTACCCCTAAAAGTAGGGTAGAGTACACAGTACCCAAAAGCCAACCACGCCCCGCCCGTCGCGATATTGAAGCTAGATTGACTTTACCATTAGAAAAAGCTTATGTAGGTGGTAACGAACGTATTCGTCTTGAAGATGGGCGATCGCTAGAAGTAACTATGCCTTCTGGGATGGTGACAGGTCAAACTATCCGACTGCGTAACCAAGGTATTGGTGGTGGTGACTTATACTTAAAAATTACCGTCGAGCCACATCATTTATTTAAACTAGACGGTTCCAATATATTTTGCCAAGTACCTGTAACTCCTAGTGAGGCTGTCTTAGGAGGACAAGTAGAAGCACCAACTCTTGATGGCCCTGTAAAAATGACCATTCCCCCAGGAGTTAGATCTGGTCAAAGATTCCGGTTAGCGAATAAAGGTTATCCTAACGATAGTGGTAAACGTGGCGATCAGTTGGTGGAAATCCAAATAGTTACGCCAAAAAGTATTAGTCCTGAAGAACAAGAACTCTACGAAAAAATTCGTCAAATTGAAACCTTTAAACCTCGTGCAGACTTACTAGGTTTAGGATGA
- a CDS encoding UvrD/REP helicase, which translates to MSDTNFIEQVTQESLFSELSDKSPVSTLREEAIARIRNSLRPGQQQMADWYAGPLAVSAVPGAGKSTGMAAAAAIAIARQYERAAQSRLSSRRQLVVVTFTRSAAANIKAKIRKYLREDLSLPQTGFAVYTLHGLALNIASRHPDLSGLQLENVTLITPNQSHRFIRTAVEQWIANNQTTYLRLLEGSQFDGEETERLRRQSVLRTEVLPDLATTVIHEAKSSGLSPEDLRQWNEQTTDPYAILSVAAGLYEQYQKLMRSRDFIDYDDMILAALRVLENDSARRLEQNQVFAVFEDEAQDSSPLQTRLLEILASDMGDKGDKEDKGDNFLLLTPHSGLNLVRVGDPNQAINSTFTPADPIYFRQFCEECDRLRRLATMDRAGRSTRIVIEAANFALEWINSFYGVKLQQSSHGSISSLPFRDQRICPVDTGDPQQDANPAPVGRGLELYTPRDIHHTVELLSKRAIELFAEDPTKVSAAVLVRENRQGRWLAEALEPICKEHKITLYDVGERDRRSHIPQEILALLQFCDRPHSPDYLKAALEVLVERQLIPTQDLNALASLPEEFLYPGPLAAPQTETVQKAAHLCRSLLRARLELPIYQLISFLALALNYDQAELATADKLAERVNQQIAGNSSMGAMLSALSEIVSSERFEAVETEDLEARYTRNGQLTIITMHKAKGLDWDYVFLPFLHENLIPGRFWVPPQSQFLGDFTLSEVARAQVRAALHNESRIPEVSQAWEIAKHLKTAEEYRLLYVAMTRAKRLLWMSAAQKAPFTWSKPENLQEQAPCPVFPALKRQFPDCVVSGATEVNRNLD; encoded by the coding sequence ATGTCAGACACTAATTTTATTGAGCAAGTGACGCAAGAATCTCTATTCTCAGAATTATCTGATAAATCACCTGTTTCTACTCTGCGGGAAGAAGCGATCGCCCGCATTCGTAATAGCCTGCGCCCCGGACAGCAGCAAATGGCTGATTGGTATGCTGGCCCTTTGGCTGTTTCTGCCGTACCTGGTGCTGGTAAATCTACGGGAATGGCAGCTGCGGCGGCGATCGCGATCGCGCGTCAGTATGAACGTGCAGCTCAATCGCGCCTCTCTTCTCGCCGTCAGTTGGTAGTTGTTACCTTTACACGTTCTGCTGCTGCCAATATTAAAGCTAAAATCCGCAAATATTTACGCGAGGATTTATCTTTACCCCAGACAGGTTTTGCTGTTTACACTTTGCACGGTTTGGCATTGAATATTGCCAGCCGTCATCCCGATTTATCTGGGTTGCAGTTAGAAAATGTTACATTAATTACACCAAATCAAAGCCATCGTTTCATTCGTACCGCCGTAGAACAGTGGATTGCTAATAATCAAACTACTTATTTACGTTTATTAGAAGGTAGCCAATTTGACGGTGAAGAAACAGAAAGATTACGCCGTCAATCAGTGTTGCGCACAGAAGTCTTACCAGACTTAGCAACTACTGTTATTCATGAAGCCAAAAGTTCTGGACTATCACCCGAAGATTTACGGCAGTGGAATGAACAAACCACAGATCCGTACGCAATTTTAAGCGTAGCCGCAGGCTTGTACGAGCAATATCAAAAATTAATGCGATCGCGCGACTTCATCGACTACGACGACATGATTTTAGCAGCGTTGCGAGTGCTAGAGAACGACAGCGCTCGCCGCCTTGAGCAAAACCAAGTTTTCGCAGTCTTTGAAGACGAAGCTCAAGATTCTAGTCCATTACAGACGAGGTTGCTGGAAATTTTGGCGAGTGATATGGGGGACAAGGGAGACAAGGAGGATAAGGGGGATAATTTTTTACTTCTTACTCCTCACTCAGGACTGAACTTAGTACGAGTAGGCGACCCTAACCAGGCGATTAACTCAACTTTTACCCCAGCCGATCCGATTTATTTTCGGCAATTTTGCGAAGAGTGCGATCGCCTGCGAAGATTGGCGACAATGGATCGAGCTGGGCGAAGTACAAGAATTGTCATTGAAGCAGCTAATTTTGCGCTGGAATGGATTAATAGTTTTTACGGAGTCAAGCTGCAACAATCATCTCATGGCTCTATCTCTTCACTTCCCTTCCGTGACCAGAGAATTTGTCCTGTAGACACTGGCGACCCCCAACAAGATGCTAACCCCGCACCCGTAGGAAGAGGGCTAGAACTTTATACGCCCCGTGATATTCATCACACAGTAGAATTACTTTCCAAGAGAGCGATCGAGTTATTTGCTGAAGACCCCACAAAAGTGAGTGCAGCCGTGTTAGTGCGGGAAAATCGCCAAGGAAGATGGCTAGCTGAAGCACTAGAACCTATATGTAAAGAGCATAAAATTACACTTTACGATGTGGGAGAACGCGATCGCCGTTCTCATATCCCGCAAGAAATTTTAGCATTACTGCAATTTTGCGATCGCCCCCATTCCCCTGATTACCTAAAAGCTGCGCTTGAGGTATTGGTAGAACGCCAGTTAATTCCCACCCAAGACCTCAATGCCTTAGCTAGTTTACCAGAAGAGTTTTTGTATCCCGGCCCCTTGGCAGCACCGCAAACTGAAACAGTCCAAAAAGCTGCACATCTATGTCGTAGTTTACTCCGCGCTCGCTTGGAACTGCCCATATACCAGTTAATTTCTTTTTTGGCTTTGGCTTTAAATTACGACCAAGCAGAACTAGCAACAGCCGACAAACTCGCAGAACGGGTAAACCAGCAAATAGCTGGTAATAGTTCAATGGGAGCAATGCTGTCAGCTTTGAGTGAAATAGTTAGTTCCGAACGCTTTGAAGCTGTAGAAACAGAAGATTTAGAAGCGCGTTACACCCGTAACGGTCAACTGACAATTATTACCATGCACAAAGCCAAGGGGCTAGATTGGGACTATGTTTTTCTCCCTTTTCTCCACGAAAACTTAATTCCCGGTCGGTTTTGGGTTCCACCCCAAAGCCAATTTTTGGGCGACTTTACTCTATCTGAAGTTGCTCGCGCTCAAGTGCGTGCTGCTTTACACAATGAATCGCGCATCCCAGAAGTTTCTCAAGCTTGGGAGATAGCAAAACATCTCAAAACTGCTGAAGAGTACCGTTTACTTTACGTTGCGATGACGAGAGCCAAGCGGTTGTTGTGGATGTCTGCGGCGCAAAAAGCACCTTTCACGTGGAGTAAACCAGAGAATTTACAAGAACAAGCACCTTGTCCAGTTTTCCCCGCCTTAAAGCGCCAATTTCCTGATTGTGTGGTTTCTGGGGCGACAGAGGTTAACAGGAATTTAGACTAG
- a CDS encoding TPR domain protein, with the protein MKLPKALTFLSVALTLGLGIPIITTTAILLSAKPANADDVTLLAQVDEKNAIFYNNRGINSFLSGDFKGAIEDFNQALRINPNNAQIYNNRGAAHLLLREIKAAIEDFNQVLRINPNDSNTYNNRGFAHFLLGEIKAAIEDFNQALRINPNDALIYNNRGLAQFQLAEIKAAIEDFNQAVRINPNYATAYKNRGTTRLHSGELKAAIEDFNQVLHINPNDADAYNHRGIARFQLGEKKAAIEDFNQALRINPNYVEAYKNRGTARSQMGDKQGAEADWQKAADMVH; encoded by the coding sequence ATGAAACTCCCCAAAGCATTAACCTTTTTGAGTGTGGCATTAACTCTTGGGTTAGGAATTCCAATAATTACTACTACTGCGATTTTACTATCAGCTAAACCAGCTAATGCTGACGATGTAACATTGTTAGCCCAAGTTGATGAGAAGAATGCAATATTCTACAACAACCGAGGTATTAACAGTTTCCTATCGGGAGACTTCAAAGGAGCCATTGAGGATTTCAATCAAGCACTGCGAATTAATCCTAACAATGCTCAAATTTACAATAACCGGGGTGCTGCCCATTTATTATTGAGAGAAATCAAAGCAGCAATTGAGGATTTTAATCAAGTATTGCGTATTAATCCTAACGATAGTAATACCTACAACAACCGGGGTTTTGCTCATTTTCTATTAGGAGAAATCAAAGCAGCGATTGAGGATTTTAACCAAGCATTGCGGATTAATCCTAACGATGCGCTTATCTATAACAACCGGGGTCTTGCTCAGTTCCAATTGGCAGAAATCAAAGCAGCAATTGAAGATTTTAACCAAGCAGTGCGAATTAATCCTAACTATGCTACTGCCTACAAGAACCGAGGTACCACCCGTTTACATTCGGGAGAACTGAAAGCAGCAATTGAAGATTTTAACCAAGTACTGCATATTAATCCTAACGATGCCGATGCCTATAATCATCGGGGTATAGCTCGTTTCCAATTAGGAGAGAAGAAAGCAGCAATTGAGGATTTCAACCAAGCACTACGAATTAATCCGAACTATGTTGAAGCCTACAAGAACCGAGGTACCGCCCGTTCCCAAATGGGAGACAAGCAAGGCGCAGAGGCTGATTGGCAAAAAGCAGCCGATATGGTTCACTAA
- a CDS encoding Na+/H+ antiporter, with the protein MEWILAQQTPLDSNSAVDSQTAGTIPELVIILIILLLIATAVALITQRLRIPYVTGLVLAGLPITELWSRRIGLDPSLVLNLFLPILIFEAAINTDISRLRSTFKPLLTVALALGTFQIGQFLGVSGAVAVVIAGLIFGNLGLPQSSSASDRITLLSFWEYAGFSVNTFIFLLIGIEINPVTLWRILPSILFVILAYQLGRILSVYVLLAGLRWFDRPIPLRWQHVLVLGNIKGSLSMALAVAIPLSLTGRDFLIELVFGSVLFSLVIQGLALPWLIKQLNISRVSETIQETGQLQIQLIAAKAAQDELDSLLKSGVLPKAVYEELWASYQARVAKSERVLRDLYNQYRAGKLGGDRSGLDRIRRRLLLAEKVAVSDALRKRIVPEDLVQPYIKDLDETLLSLEDD; encoded by the coding sequence ATGGAGTGGATTCTAGCGCAACAAACCCCTTTGGATAGCAATTCTGCTGTAGATAGTCAAACCGCAGGAACCATTCCTGAACTGGTCATCATTTTGATTATTTTGCTACTAATTGCAACTGCTGTTGCATTGATAACTCAGCGGCTAAGAATTCCTTATGTAACAGGATTGGTACTGGCAGGATTACCCATCACAGAACTTTGGTCGCGTCGGATTGGCTTAGACCCTTCCTTAGTATTAAACCTGTTTCTGCCAATTCTGATTTTTGAAGCAGCGATTAATACGGATATCAGTCGTCTTCGCAGTACTTTTAAGCCTTTGCTCACGGTTGCTCTAGCATTAGGAACCTTTCAAATTGGGCAATTTTTGGGCGTATCAGGTGCGGTGGCTGTGGTGATCGCTGGACTGATTTTTGGCAATTTAGGGCTGCCGCAGAGTTCCTCTGCCTCAGATAGAATTACTCTGCTAAGTTTCTGGGAATACGCAGGTTTTAGCGTTAATACATTTATTTTCCTGTTGATTGGAATTGAAATTAACCCAGTAACGCTGTGGAGAATTTTGCCATCCATTTTGTTCGTCATTCTGGCGTATCAGTTGGGACGGATTCTCTCGGTTTATGTATTATTAGCAGGGCTACGCTGGTTCGATCGCCCGATTCCGCTACGCTGGCAGCACGTTTTGGTTTTAGGAAATATTAAAGGTTCGCTGTCAATGGCGTTAGCAGTTGCTATTCCCTTATCGCTAACGGGACGAGACTTTCTCATCGAGCTGGTGTTTGGTTCGGTTTTATTTTCTTTAGTGATACAAGGATTAGCTTTACCCTGGCTGATCAAACAGCTCAACATCAGCCGTGTTTCCGAGACAATTCAAGAAACTGGGCAGTTGCAGATTCAATTAATTGCGGCGAAAGCTGCTCAGGATGAATTAGATAGTCTGCTGAAATCAGGCGTGTTGCCGAAAGCAGTGTATGAGGAACTATGGGCATCCTATCAAGCGCGGGTAGCAAAGTCGGAACGGGTACTGCGCGATCTCTACAATCAATATCGGGCAGGTAAACTAGGAGGCGATCGCAGTGGCTTAGATAGGATTCGACGGCGATTGCTGCTAGCGGAAAAGGTTGCCGTGAGCGATGCCCTGCGTAAACGCATTGTGCCAGAGGATCTGGTGCAGCCCTACATCAAAGATTTGGATGAGACACTTCTATCGTTGGAAGATGACTAG
- a CDS encoding response regulator receiver modulated GAF sensor protein, producing the protein MDTASLETNTDRRQLRTLERPKKLKILVVDDEPDNLDLLYRTFRRDFNVLKADSGMNALQILADEGEVAVIISDQRMPEMKGTEFLSKTVPQFPDTVRIILTGFTDIEDLVEAINAGQVYKYITKPWDPGELKAVVQRAAETYDLLKQRTEELRCANAQMALLAVLVEVTQAANSLEETLIPIATAFSHSFGADNCILQLLEGNTLIATQGSYGYNSNLENWLAQDPLVSEAIATGQVQVSLNVLKDQKLAGVAHYQQSGVQAHLVVPISYRNKVMGVLSLQWKQPHTLRDDELKLIHLSAQLLAIALTSSCDRETKI; encoded by the coding sequence ATGGATACTGCCAGTCTGGAAACTAATACAGATCGTCGCCAATTAAGGACTTTAGAAAGACCAAAAAAACTCAAAATCCTGGTAGTTGATGATGAACCAGACAATCTGGATCTGCTGTATCGCACCTTTCGCCGTGATTTTAATGTACTCAAAGCTGATAGCGGCATGAATGCCTTGCAAATTTTGGCAGATGAAGGGGAAGTGGCAGTAATCATCTCCGACCAACGGATGCCAGAAATGAAGGGTACTGAGTTTCTCAGCAAGACTGTACCGCAATTTCCAGATACAGTCAGGATCATTCTGACGGGCTTTACAGATATTGAAGACTTGGTGGAAGCCATTAATGCTGGGCAAGTCTATAAATACATCACCAAACCTTGGGACCCAGGAGAACTTAAGGCTGTAGTCCAAAGGGCAGCAGAAACCTACGACTTGCTGAAGCAACGCACCGAAGAATTGCGCTGTGCTAACGCCCAAATGGCACTACTGGCTGTTTTGGTAGAGGTAACACAGGCAGCTAATAGTTTAGAAGAAACTTTAATACCCATAGCTACGGCTTTTAGTCACAGTTTTGGGGCTGATAACTGCATTCTGCAACTACTTGAGGGCAATACTCTGATTGCAACTCAGGGATCTTACGGTTATAACAGTAATCTAGAAAACTGGCTAGCACAAGACCCACTCGTGAGCGAGGCGATCGCTACTGGTCAAGTGCAAGTATCCTTAAATGTATTGAAAGATCAAAAATTAGCTGGTGTCGCTCACTACCAACAGTCTGGTGTTCAAGCACACTTAGTTGTCCCAATTAGCTACCGTAACAAAGTTATGGGAGTTTTGTCTCTACAGTGGAAACAACCTCACACTTTGCGAGATGATGAATTAAAGCTAATTCACTTATCAGCACAATTGCTAGCGATCGCTTTGACTAGCAGTTGCGATCGGGAAACAAAAATTTAG
- the ubiE gene encoding ubiquinone/menaquinone biosynthesis methyltransferase, protein MTHEIRDIFNRIAPVYDQLNDWLSLGQHRIWKAMAIKWSNPQPGDTCLDLCCGSGDLSLGLARRVGTTGKVYGVDFSANLLAMAKERSQKQYRQPNITWVEADVLDLPFEDNKFDAATMGYGLRNVKDIPRSLKELYRVLKPGAKAAILDFHRPENPQLRSFQQWYLENIVVPAATQLGVKEEYAYISPSLDRFPVGKEQVELASQVGFAATHYPIANGMMGVLVVSKF, encoded by the coding sequence ATGACTCACGAAATTCGCGATATTTTTAACCGTATTGCTCCTGTTTACGACCAGTTAAATGATTGGTTGAGTTTGGGACAACATCGGATTTGGAAGGCAATGGCAATCAAATGGAGTAATCCTCAGCCTGGAGATACTTGCCTTGATTTGTGTTGTGGAAGTGGCGATCTCAGTTTAGGTTTAGCAAGGCGTGTGGGAACAACAGGAAAGGTCTACGGAGTCGATTTCTCTGCAAACCTTCTCGCAATGGCTAAAGAACGCTCCCAAAAACAGTACCGCCAACCAAACATTACTTGGGTTGAGGCTGATGTCCTCGATTTACCTTTTGAGGACAACAAATTTGATGCGGCAACAATGGGTTATGGTTTAAGAAATGTTAAAGATATTCCTCGTAGTCTCAAAGAGTTGTATCGCGTTCTCAAGCCTGGTGCTAAAGCCGCAATTTTAGATTTTCATCGACCAGAGAATCCCCAGCTGCGATCGTTTCAGCAATGGTATCTAGAGAATATTGTTGTACCAGCAGCCACCCAGTTGGGAGTAAAAGAAGAATACGCCTACATCAGTCCTAGCTTAGACCGCTTTCCCGTTGGCAAAGAGCAAGTAGAATTAGCTTCTCAAGTTGGTTTTGCTGCCACACACTACCCCATTGCGAACGGTATGATGGGAGTGCTGGTAGTTAGTAAATTTTAG